A genomic stretch from Telopea speciosissima isolate NSW1024214 ecotype Mountain lineage chromosome 7, Tspe_v1, whole genome shotgun sequence includes:
- the LOC122668339 gene encoding polygalacturonase-1 non-catalytic subunit beta-like produces MVHPIVLLGLLMVPYFSGSQAENAFSQYWEEHIGLPHPPHWLTTKASPLSSHQTTMFMKLMEENELNSHLHSFCKQANVACSKNAFVKKTRNDTTLPPIAQWNDAKMKYDLPNKASISVASQGGLPYFRESMVKEGGFMHVPDLRDPMSYKSFLPRYLASKIPFSLAQIKELKKFFGVVDGSNMDDYIQDTLEICEKRPILGEQCTCVTSAEDLIDFVVEKLGHNVCVWSTESVEGSYENVRIGAVKLIYGNLSKPPALCHSQPFPFQVYYCHVLPKVKIYVVEIHARKNVNHVIMACHYDTSTWNPNHLAFKLLGFGPGLIEVCHWINENGLVVWTKAQR; encoded by the exons ATGGTGCATCCCATTGTGTTACTTGGACTTCTGATGGTACCATACTTTAGT GGTTCTCAAGCTGAAAATGCCTTCTCACAATATTGGGAAGAGCATATTGGTCTTCCACACCCTCCACATTGGTTAACTACAAAGGCTTCTCCATTAAGCTCCCATCAAACAACAATGTTTATGAAACTTATGGAAGAAAATGAATTGAATTCCCACTTGCATTCATTTTGTAAGCAAGCTAATGTTGCTtgttctaaaaatgcatttgtGAAGAAAACAAGGAATGACACAACCTTACCACCAATAGCTCAATGGAATGATGCCAAAATGAAATATGACCTTCCAAATAAAGCATCTATATCAGTTGCTAGCCAAGGGGGATTGCCATATTTTCGGGAATCAATGGTGAAAGAGGGAGGTTTCATGCATGTCCCCGATCTAAGGGACCCAATGTCATATAAATCATTCTTGCCACGATATCTGGCgtcaaaaatcccattctcccttGCCCAAattaaagaattgaagaagtttTTTGGTGTAGTTGATGGATCAAATATGGATGATTATATTCAAGACACCCTCGAGATATGTGAGAAAAGACCCATTCTAGGTGAACAGTGCACCTGTGTGACTTCCGCCGAGGATCTCATCGATTTCGTTGTTGAGAAATTAGGGCACAATGTATGCGTATGGAGTACTGAGAGCGTAGAAGGTTCTTATGAGAATGTCAGAATTGGAGCTGTGAAACTCATCTATGGAAACCTCTCCAAGCCACCAGCCTTATGTCATAGTCAACCATTTCCATTTCAAGTCTATTATTGCCATGTTTTACCGAAAGTAAAAATATATGTAGTTGAGATACATGCTCGGAAGAATGTGAACCATGTGATCATGGCATGCCACTATGATACATCAACATGGAATCCAAACCATCTTGCTTTTAAGTTATTAGGTTTTGGTCCAGGCCTAATTGAAGTTTGTCATTGGATAAATGAGAATGGACTAGTAGTATGGACAAAGGCTCAACGTTAA
- the LOC122668338 gene encoding cytochrome P450 94B3-like, producing MDIFSLQTLVVLFVSLRIYFYFSKKENPTIKTGFPSYPLVGTLLEFIKNRHRFLEWTTEILSHAPANTAVFRRPGKIHGVITANPLNIEYMLKTNFENYPKGDRFISLLEDFLGRGIFNSDGELWKLQRKTASFEFNTKSLRNFVMDIIKEETQSRLIPQLMRVADLDQIVDMQDVLERFAFDNMCKLAFNIDPGCLGGDANAGKGFMQAFEDAATLSAGRSMSALPHLWKLKKALNIGSEKQLKESISTVHSFADKIIRSRMEAKQESSADLLSRFMENESNSPELLRDIVISFILAGRDTTSSALTWLFWLLGSRLDVKLNILKELKAIRTRNGKEIGHTYSFDELREMQYLQAVISEAMRLYPPVPVDTKECLKDDVLPDGTLVAKGWFVSYNTYAMGRMESIWGKDCRKFKPERWLENGMCRQESPFRYPVFHAGPRICLGMNMAFIQMKSIAAVVLERFDMNALEKDTCPDYLLSLTLRMKGGLRVKLRERSVDDHYGV from the coding sequence ATGGATATCTTCTCTCTACAGACCCTCGTCGTCCTCTTCGTCAGTCTCCGCATCTATTTCTACTTCTCCAAAAAGGAAAACCCCACCATCAAAACAGGATTCCCTTCCTACCCTCTCGTCGGAACCCTACTGGAATTCATCAAGAACCGCCACCGCTTCCTCGAATGGACCACCGAAATCCTCAGCCACGCCCCCGCCAACACCGCCGTCTTCCGCCGCCCCGGAAAAATTCATGGCGTCATCACAGCCAACCCTCTCAACATCGAATACATGCTCAAGACCAACTTCGAAAACTACCCGAAAGGTGATCGTTTCATCTCTCTCTTAGAAGACTTCCTCGGCCGTGGCATCTTCAACTCCGACGGTGAACTCTGGAAATTACAACGCAAGACGGCTAGTTTCGAATTCAATACAAAATCACTCCGAAATTTCGTCATGGATATCATTAAAGAAGAGACACAGAGTAGATTAATTCCACAGTTGATGAGAGTAGCCGATTTGGATCAAATTGTGGATATGCAAGATGTGTTAGAGCGATTCGCATTCGATAACATGTGTAAGCTTGCTTTCAACATCGACCCTGGTTGTCTCGGCGGCGACGCAAACGCCGGCAAAGGATTCATGCAAGCCTTTGAAGATGCTGCGACTCTCAGCGCTGGGCGGTCCATGTCTGCTCTACCTCATCTATGGAAACTAAAGAAAGCTCTCAATATAGGATCAGAGAAGCAGTTGAAGGAATCAATCTCGACCGTCCATAGCTTCGCCGATAAGATCATACGATCAAGGATGGAGGCCAAGCAAGAGAGCTCTGCTGACCTACTTTCCCGATTCATGGAGAACGAGTCTAACTCGCCCGAGCTTCTTCGTGATATCGTGATAAGCTTCATACTTGCTGGGAGAGACACCACGTCATCGGCACTCACGTGGTTATTCTGGCTCCTAGGGTCACGACTGGACGTGAAGCTTAACATTCTTAAAGAGTTAAAAGCGATTCGGACACGAAACGGGAAAGAAATCGGCCATACATACAGCTTCGATGAGTTACGGGAGATGCAGTATCTACAAGCGGTGATTTCAGAGGCAATGAGGCTTTATCCTCCGGTGCCCGTCGACACGAAAGAATGCCTGAAAGATGATGTGTTGCCGGACGGTACCTTGGTTGCAAAAGGATGGTTCGTGTCGTATAACACTTATGCGATGGGGAGGATGGAGAGTATATGGGGGAAGGATTGTAGGAAATTCAAACCGGAACGGTGGTTGGAAAACGGAATGTGTCGGCAAGAAAGTCCATTTCGGTATCCTGTATTCCATGCCGGACCGAGAATTTGCTTGGGAATGAATATGGCGTTTATACAGATGAAATCAATTGCGGCAGTGGTGTTGGAGAGATTCGATATGAACGCGCTTGAGAAGGACACGTGTCCTGATTATCTTCTATCTTTGACGCTGAGGATGAAAGGAGGATTGCGGGTTAAACTGAGGGAGAGATCCGTGGACGATCATTATGGTGTCTAA